The Hypanus sabinus isolate sHypSab1 unplaced genomic scaffold, sHypSab1.hap1 scaffold_889, whole genome shotgun sequence DNA segment GCGGACAGTGATACTTCttaactttccaaaatgccacatttttctcaataattgcctctgcacactcctccGTCCACCATGGTACAGATTTTCTCCTATTAATGCACTTTTTAATATGTCTCTTCCAGCAAATTTGAGGAATAACGTGACAACCTTTCTTTGCAGAAATCGACATCATGCTCTCCATTCCATCCAAACAGATGTTCCATTCATcacataaaacattaaaacttctCCAATTTGCTTTACCGAAATTCCACCTCCTCAAAGAGGCATCTTGGTCTAAACCCAGGCTTATAAATAGAGGAAAATGATCACTCCCCAATGTTTCATCTCCCATGACATACCACTCACTCACTGCAgcatgaatgtttgaaaccaaAGTTAAATTTACAGCAATTTCAGAACTATTATGAATATTAAATCTCATAACTCtcccaccagttagacacagtgaaATATCTAAAACTCTTCTGCAATCAAACAAGCACCATCATTCTGAGAACAAGCCCACAGTGAAGTCTATGCATTAAAAGCCCCAACCATACAACCCTCAGTGAGCTGGAGCTACATATACTCTAACACATCAATCGAAAGCTTTCCACCATGGTTATAATAATATACCTCTTTAATGTCGCTCCCTGTTGAATCAAATACTTCTACAAGTGTCTCATACATTTCATTCACATCCACAACTGTATGCCTTCTCCCTTTCTGTATAAAATTTGCAATAGCACCTTCTCTACGAAATAATCTATCACGCCTAATTACAATATAATCCTGGAAGGAAGAATTTAAATGTGGGAAGCCAGGTTTCCTGAACACATACAACGTCAGATAGATTtgataaatcagaaataaacttggAGTCTTGACCGTGAAAAATTCTGGCTTCCGGAAATATGCGTATTCTCCCTTCATACACAGTCTGGAGAAATGTAGCGGGACGTTTATGATTGGTGAAACAGATTTAAACTAAGTGTAGTTAATATTGCCACGGTGTCTGGAGATTTAGTTCACCGATTTCTTTCAATTTATAAATGTTCGCGGACGGTCATTGTGTAAACTCAAGTCAGTTTACCAACGGATGGCCCTTCAGAAAGTGGGGCTTTAACAAATACAGTCTGAACAAACCGTGAGTGTTCAGCTCTCGGGttggaatggggttaagagaggTAACAAAAATGGGACAAAGCTCAAAGAACCGCATTCTTCACGGTTATTAAACCAGAAGCAATAATTAGTGTCTTCTTCAGAGAAACCTGATGACCGAGAGGAAATGACAGGGAAGGAGTGCGTCATGATTCCATGCCTGTGCAGTACGCAGGAATGTAACAGAGAAATCTGGATTCTGCTGAATAGTGGACAGCAATTTCTGAGTAACGGAGATAAGATTCTGAATGAGCGCATCAAAAAGCAATTTTCAAACTTACCTCAAGTCCATGTCGCAATATTCTTTTAATGAAACCgtgagtggctcttaaaagaTTCTTTGATTTTCCCGTTTGTTTTGTCAGTAAACTTGTCTTCAGttggagctggtgtacttggtcacCGCCATTGTCCCTTCGGAAACGGCGTGCTTGGCCAGCTCCCCGGGCAGCAGCAGGCGCACGGCGGTCTGGGTCTCccgggagctgatggtggaccgctTGTTGTAGTCGGCCAGGCGATAAGCCTCACCCGCGATGAGCTCGAAGATATCGTTCACGAATGATTTCATGATGctcatggccttggaggagatgccggtgtcggggagaacctgcttcatcactttgtaACTGTCCTTCCTCGACCTCTTGCGCTTCTTGCCAAACTTGCTCGCCGGTTTGGACGGAGCTTTCTTGGCGCCCTTCTTGGGAGCGGGTTTCGGAGGATCAGGCACTTCCCCGTCGGtttcaaacacaataataatcaGAAACTGTTCGGAGCTCGGACTAAATAGGCAGCGCACAAAATAGTATGTTAATTAGAATGGTGACGCTGAGCATTCCGATTGGCTGCTTGGAGAAAGGAATCACCAAgcggaacgctgggggatgggaagcggCACCAATGTGTGACGGTTCGCGCTGCGTTTAATACAGGAGGAAGGACAGAGGGCAGAGACAGGCGGGGGTGCGGGCTGCAATTGAAAAGGGAAACGCAAATTTCAAAAgcagtatgaaaataaaattAGATGAAATATTGTAAAATTAAACACGAAGACGTTCAGTTCATGACACAAGGCAGCAGGAGAGCGAAGGAGAGATTTGgacatttcaaagtaaagttcAAATCGAGTTTATTTATGCACACAGGAGAAAGGAACAACGGATTTGTAGCAGCATTCACAGACACATTTCATCAGACACAACATTGACAAGAAACACTGGAATTAAATATGAATTATACCAACATATTCAAATAGACAGAGGACTATcagaacaaaatcaaaataacaaagagattatgcgggcagtcggAGAATCACCCCTCTTGTGCTTCTTCATCTCGTCACTCTCGATTCAGTCTCACGCAACGCTGCCACATTGATCCGGCCCATGCCTTCAtccaccaggtccaacacttgcctttgttggatCTTACTCCTCCGTACACTCGGCTTCGGGTTTGTGGGTGTGTGGCCAGGGTTAGAAGCGGTGGGTGCCCCTTCTTAGGATTGGGTTTgagggtagggctggtggatgtatatgtcaGGCTGGAAGAGATAAAGCTGTGGAGTTTAGTATGGTGAGATATGTGGGACTATGGTGgatagggtagtgtagtggagccAATTTAATCTAGCCGATGCCTTTCATTAACGTGGCCTGACTCCCACTTGGCTTAAAGAACCGGGTGTGCaaagggacacatcatcagtactgCAACCTGGGGTCATTGGGGGTTTCGGGTCGTTAATCATGAGACTCTCTTGCCCAGGTGAccgagccagggttgatcagacccagCTTGTGTTTATCCCATGGACGAAGATAATCAGAGGCACTGTAATACTGCATGTTGTGGGTATTTTCGAACTTGTTACTTGGCTGTATTTTGACCATTTGGAGAGTACAATGTTCTGAGGCCTCGTAAGGTTCCACTTTCCTGCTTTAAATTTACATCTGtctttattttgcatctgtgtgCCTGGGATAGCATGGGTTAATGATTGAGGTTTACAgatttgtccataattccaaaatacaaaaatctctgaAATCCAGAACTTTTTCTGctgacatgacgtcacaaatggaGAATTttaccaggattaaatggcttgtcatatgaaaagcgtttCATAGCTCTGGGCCTCTCTTCCCCGTGACGTTGGAGAAAGAAGAGTTAccgaattgaaacctatcaaatagtggaagggcttgattgagtggatgtggagaggatttttcctgtggtgggagtgtctaaagcCAGACCACCCAGCTTCAAAATAGaatatcctttcagaatggagaggaggaggaattccttcagccagagagtggtgaatcggtggaatttttgccacaggcagcaggagaggtcaaatcactgggtataggcagagattcatagattctttagtggtcagggcataaagggatacaagGGAAGATAAGAGGATAAATTGatcagtgatgatgaaatggcagagcgggcTCGATGGGcgaaatggctgaattctgctcctatatcttgtggcctTATGGACTGAGTGACGAAAACTCTCCCAGAGACTGGTGATCTCAGCTTTGACACAACCCAGCACCTGAGGCTCCAGATTACTTATACAGCGAATACAGAAATTCTTCATTTTCTGATTAAAGAGATATAATTCCATTTCCATCCTGAATGCATGTCACCGCATTCTGATGTAAAAGAGtaatgatgctttgggctgagaaccttcacacTGTGATCTgatggaagggtcttggcccgaagtgttaactgtttactctttggcATACAGGCTGCCTGTCCtcatgagttccaccagcatcttttgttgctttggatttccagcatcagcagattctctcgtgtttgcgatttacacctcattctgagggtattttccTCAGTTTTGGAACTCTCATTCAGGGGAAAGATACTCCTTGCCTACTGTCTGTCACATCCTGAAAGAATCTAACAGATTTCCTCGTTTTCTCATTGACTGCAAGAAATACAGACCCGGTCCACTCACTGTCCTCTCACATAACCAACCCTCCATCCCTGGAACCAGCACAGTCAGTGCGGGGAACAGTCACTGCACTCCCTCTATTGCAGGGATATCCTTCCTGAGGAAGTGTGACCAAACACGGACACTACATTCAAGGTgtgctctcaccaggaccctacAGAACCCACTGAGATATCTGTACCCctcttctccactcctcctggatcacaggacaaaatactgtttgcccctctcattacttgttgtatctgcatgttaactcaagtgatttgtttacaatgacacccaggtcccttTGAACATCCCCATGTGGAAATGACTCTTACAGTTTGATCCTGGGAATAGGTGATCTCACTTTTCCGCACATTCTTTTCCATCCGCCCCATCCTCAACCATTCACTCTCCTCTCTACATCCCCCAAACCTTCTCACTACTAACACTGTCCGTCCCACTCTGCCAGAGCAACAGACTTTGTCACTGagttgtgcagcacagaaacaggcccttcagcccaacacatccatgctgacaAAGTGGACAAACAAAACCATTCTCAGTTACCTCTATTTGCCCCATGTCCCTGTAAAACTTCCCTCTCCACAGTGCAAGAGATATTGCAATGGTGCCGACCTATGCCATCACtgtaggtagtttgttccatgtaatTAGCGCCTTCTGTGTACAAAACCTGCTCCTCATGGTCCCATTtaaatcttccctctctcactttataccTGGAATCTCTAGCGTCCAACTCCATGACCCTGGAGATAACAGATTCACTACTGACCATATCAATGTCTGCCATTATTTTATCAACCTCTCTAATGTCACATACACTCTGATGAGGAATTTCCAGCCTATCTAGCCTCCTGTTAAATcctttttgcaccctctccagtttaatGTCACCCTCTGCTCACAGGGCAACTATAAATGTACGTCATGCTCCAAGAGTCGTTTCCCCAAGGCTGGGAGAGATGTAATGTGACGTCACGGCCTAGTGTCCAAAACTCTCCCGACGAATGCTGGTGTGGCAAACACCTTCTTCTCCGTCCTGCCTACCTGTGTTTACACTTTGAAGGAATTCGATATCTGCACCCCGATATCTCTGTTTTACAGCACTCCCAGGGACCGACCGTTCCCCACGGCAGTTCTGCCCTGGTTCGTGAATGACAATGGAACATCTCTTGTTCTTGTTTGCAGactcgaagggcagaatggactactcctgcacctattttccatgtttctatctcaCATTCCTCAAATCACTGAGCTCATTGATCACCGTCCTGTTGTATTGCTAGTTACATTTTTTCACACTTTAAAGGGATCTGCGTATTTGCTGAGCCGGGCATTGAAATTGTCAGCCGAGTCTTTAATGATTGAACTGCAGCAGCAGACCTGACTCAGCTCCCAGGCTTTTCCTTGCAGCGATACACGcacagtgctgggggaactcagcaggccaggcagcatctgtgagaaacagtaaacagccgacgtttcaggccgagaccctccagaaTCTGAACAATGTTTGGTTTTCCTTCGATCCTTTCCCAAGTTACTGGATAACATaacccatcctccaatcctctgccacTACTCCTGCCCAagaaacacacagagagacagagcggggaggggaggagacagagtcagagtgacggaCAGAGCCGAGAACGGCCTCTCATCGTCCAGCTCCGCCTTCACTTTACTAGGCCCGGCAATTTCCAATGGTTTATCCGAAACACAGAGCTCCAGAGAGGGGAAAGAAAACTCCCTCACACACCACGTACATAGTGAAAGATTCCTAGGAATTTACTGGCTGTCGGACTTCATGCAATCAGAATACAGTGTGATTGGCGCAGGATTAATTTCAAATCGCCCGCCAATTTCACAGCACCCAGCAACGGtgcttgattactttttcatgttATTTACCATTAATTGTATCATGGATTAATCTGCTTCAAAAGTAACTCAGCCAAATATAtcgataaaaataattaaaaggttgtggacacggctccctCTGTGAGGTGTTGGGTGGCTCTTAGAAGAGTCTTTGTGTTGTTCTCCGCCTTCACTTTACTTGGCCCGGCAATTTCCTATCCGCAGCACAGCGCTCGAGCGGAAAAAAAACCTCCCTCACACAACACGTACACACTGAAGGTTTTCTGGAATTTTGCTGATTCTCATGCTTTAAATTATAGGAAGTGCTTTTCCATTCCGCAACTACCCGAGAAACTCGGTCTGTCGCTCCCCGGCCCCGTGACCATTGCGAGCGCCCTCACACACAGCAGCTGGTGGGCGAGGGTGCCGTCACTTCCAGTGATAAGAGCGTTAATTCATCAGAACAATTGTTCCTCTGGGTCGCGAGGGAAATGAAAGTCCGGTCACATAGAGGAACAGGATAAGACTGATATTAGGATATATAGACCACGCATCTGGCGCCTTCTAAACCCCAGGTAAAGTGGTGGCTGTGGAGCTGGTATGaggtggttgatgcaccatcaataactcactctgagacgtaaggcgagatatcggctttaattgactgaagaaggaaccagcagcgagtgaccaccatactacatcttggagaatgagggagaggatcagacctcgatcgcctttatacaggggcctgtgggaggagcgtgtccagacaggctcatagttcaccacattcaccctcccccccccactttgttTAAACGTGTACCCatgtggtgaagtttcttacaggtcaagtctatcaggtggtcgaatctgtcgctgcgatctccgtagctccggctgtgattgcaccgatgccggcgATATTGGTGATTGCaaaggagacggaggttgtgctggttccagctcatgcatgtgcgaggcacctggtatataggtgtcatgaggagtctatgtagggcctggtgagcgcggtgtcacctcgggtacagggttcatagttaccggagagtgttcagggtagtggtctgctgcacctgcgggcgccaggtcgcggatggagaccgtgtcctcccgcccatcaggtaagaccacgtcggcatactgggggtttgcatgcagaaggtgaaccctctcgaccagcggggagtatttattcttcctcacatgtttccggagcagcactggccccggggacgtcagccaaactggtagagtggtcccagtgacagacttcctgggaaaagagaataggagttagTGAGGGGGGGTTGGGGCCGCCatccaaccacctgggccctccaagggcttgtgcttggctcaatgatcctctccctgagcagccgctgcacctctgactgaatgaaggccctgtcccacacactgtaccgcctgcttttagtcgccacaggtttacagttggggtcaggttggcgaaccgcggcgggggagggaccttgagagttgAGAGACAGCAAGTGGtatcggtagcgcagctgtcgtgctggatgggatgtgtgtgccactgtgtgtgtgtgtggtcagcagTGATGAAGTttcacagaactgaggattccagacagtgagtggtgggaggggcccgtcatataccacagtcacactttcgagatggctctggaagtccagccccaatagcacaggtgcgcacagattaggcatgaccagtagcgcaaagttccgatatgctgtgccttgcaccaccaatgtcgctacacaacccgcccggatgtctgtggaatgcgacccagaagccaaatggatcttctgacttactggccgtgttgcgagtccgcagcgttgcactgtgtccgggtgaataaaactcttagtgctgcccgtgtcaaacaggcatctcgtcctgtgcccctccacccggatgtccatcattgaccttgcaagctggtgtggggcgctttggtcgagggtcacagtggccagagacgagccgtcggggtacccggtaagcatcggagggtcgggggcggggaaTGCTgtcgccgacaaagatggccgcccacatccggggtacccggtaagcatcggagggtcgggggcggggcgtgctgacgccgacaaagatggccgccaacatccgggcatgcaagatggcggcccccacgtctcactaGCAGCACTGCACTCCGCTCGcaatttagacttacagacctcggcgaaatggccccgctttccgcagctggagcaggtcgcttatCGCGCTgcacagcgttttcgggggttaTTTTTgaggccgcagaaataacaaagcacaggcttctgacgggccaccgccatggtcgggttcggggagctggtGGAATCGCACTGGCAGCGTcgatttcgctcgcgggagccggTGGTGGCGGGGTcggaggcgtccacggaaccggcgctGAATAgcacgactggacagcgtcagcgtagtgcagcgcagcttccagagcgttggccgtctcgatcgccgagcgtaaggtaagatcggagtgttccagcagtcgctggcgcacgtacactgacctcagtcccgtcacaaaggcgtctcgcactagcagctccgcatgttgttctgccgtgagcgtcttgcagtcacaagctcggacgagtgtctgtagtgctcggagaaactccgcgctcgattctccaggccgctgtagctaaacgatgtcttgcgtagacggtgttcacatgCCGCACGTACTGTctgttgagggcgtccagtgccccttcgtaggtcggcaggtcccggctaatggaataaacttttggggtgaccctcgagaggagaattctgtgcataacggcggttTCAGTTgtacgaacctcctccaagtatgattggaagcatgcaagccagtgttcaaaagcgagagctgcttcagggtcttgagtgtccaaatccaacctttccggacgtaaaacggtttccatgttttaaaactttcagtcaataaaattgatgcaccatcaataactcactctgagacgaaaggcgagatatcgacttttattgactgaagaatgaaccagcagcgagtgaccatcatattacatcctggagaatgcggcagaggatcagacctcgaacCCCTTTATAcaagggcctgtgggaggagccacaggagcagtcagaagggggcgtgtccagacaggctcatagttcaccacaatggttGAGGCTTCAGCTACAAGGCCTCTCAAAGGGAAGATGGAACGAGTACATCGAGAGGGGTGCTTTCTTCCTGCTACACGGAAGGGGTTAAACGAGCAGGAATGAGGACCTACGAAGTGATTTTCGGGAACTCAgaaaaaagcaggacttccagcaaTGCAATCTCGGAATTCTGCCACAAACTATGTGCTGGTGTGGTGAGAATTCCATAACTTTAATATGTTGATGATGTTCTGATGCTGGAGCGAGGGCTTCAGATTCATGGATCAACGG contains these protein-coding regions:
- the LOC132390422 gene encoding histone H2B-like, with the protein product FVRCLFSPSSEQFLIIIVFETDGEVPDPPKPAPKKGAKKAPSKPASKFGKKRKRSRKDSYKVMKQVLPDTGISSKAMSIMKSFVNDIFELIAGEAYRLADYNKRSTISSRETQTAVRLLLPGELAKHAVSEGTMAVTKYTSSN